One genomic segment of Pristiophorus japonicus isolate sPriJap1 unplaced genomic scaffold, sPriJap1.hap1 HAP1_SCAFFOLD_29, whole genome shotgun sequence includes these proteins:
- the LOC139248224 gene encoding probable G-protein coupled receptor 139 has protein sequence LLFITVNLVAIVVLSRGKCGLSTCTTRYLVAMAAADLLVVITEVILWRISWYYFRGSFLNITPVCRVIYLLSRVTTDCSVWFTVTFTFDRFVAICWQKLKTKYCTGRTAAVVLATSCILLSSKNIPFYFALEPVYIIENVPWDCVTIPAAFTEPGWVVFDWLDTVLTPLLPFAVILLLNALTVRHILVASRVRKRLRGESKGQNGTDPEMETRRKSVILLFTLSGSFILLWLVYVIDFLYYSIAGINPTQYNDSLSTFEQVGHMLQNLSCCTNTFIYGVTQSKFREQLKSAVKYPLTSIIQLINKQNN, from the coding sequence cttctgtttattacagtgaatttagtggcgattgtggtcctgtcccggggaaagtgcgggctgtccacctgcaccactcgctacctcgtggccatggcagcggcggatctactggtggtcatcACTGAGGTCATACTGTGGCGGATCAGTTGGTATTATTTCCGGGGATCTTTCCTGAATATCACCCCTGTGTGTCGTGTTATATATCTCCTGTCCCGTGtaaccacagactgttctgtctggttcaccgtcactttcacctttgaccgatttgtggccatttgttggcagaagctgaaaaccaaatattgcaccgggagaactgcggctgtggttctggcaacaagctgcattctgctctcttCTAAAAACATTCCCTTCTACTTTGCATTAGAACCTGTATATATAATCGAAAATGTTCCGTGGGACTGCGTCACAATTCCAGCCGCTTTTACTGAGCCCGGATGGGTGGTATTTGATTGGTTGGATACGGTTTTAACCCCACTGCTaccattcgctgtaattttgttgctcaatgctctgacagtcagacacattttagtggccagtcgagtccggaagagactgaggggtgagagcaaggggcagaatggcactgacccagagatggagaccaggaggaagtctgtgattttactcttcaccTTATCCGGCAGCTTTATACTGCTGTGGCTGGTGTATGTTATAGATTTCTTATATTATAGCATTGCAGGAATAAATCCCACTCAGTACAATGATTCTTTATCTACCTTTGAACAAGTCGGACATATGCTGCAgaatttaagttgctgcacaaacacatttatttatggggtgacccagtccaagttcagagagcagttgaagagtgCGGTGAAATATCCGCttacctcaattatacaattaattaataaacagaacaactga